The Saccharomonospora glauca K62 genome has a segment encoding these proteins:
- a CDS encoding DUF445 family protein, with protein MEAVLDDLAGNWPLYTAIPVVAALIGYVTKRVAIEMMFRPLEFVGLKGTFLGWQGVVPRHGGRMAATATDLLTKNVLDVAEVFARVKADRLLTEIEQPLLKAVDDITREVLAEHHPRLWERLPPMARDLVVKHVQAGAPRLVHQMLDELRDNVGDILDIKRMSVQRLTQDKALLVKLIRDTSRPEMAFIARSGIYFGFFLGVVQSIVWALTKNPLVMPIFGASIGFFTDWLAIKLIFVPRDPIRLPGGLLLHGMFQRRRAEVARQYGEMIAKELFTVDNVLDALLHGPKSDRLRALVRRLVAEAVDEQAEAARPLVDATIGAQRLEAMKQAAAAKSIERLPATLRPAKGYLSRAMDVANTVEQRMLRMTSTEYEGLLRPAFRQDEWKLVAVGGVIGFLVGELQVLVMLH; from the coding sequence GTGGAAGCTGTTCTCGACGATCTCGCCGGAAACTGGCCCCTTTACACCGCCATCCCCGTCGTCGCCGCGTTGATCGGGTACGTCACCAAACGCGTGGCCATCGAGATGATGTTCCGCCCGCTGGAGTTCGTGGGACTGAAGGGCACCTTCCTCGGTTGGCAGGGCGTGGTGCCTCGGCACGGCGGCAGGATGGCGGCGACGGCCACCGATCTGCTCACCAAGAACGTCCTCGATGTCGCCGAGGTCTTCGCCAGGGTCAAGGCCGACCGACTCCTCACGGAGATCGAACAACCCCTGCTGAAGGCCGTCGACGACATCACCCGTGAGGTGCTCGCCGAACACCACCCTCGGCTGTGGGAGCGCCTGCCACCGATGGCGCGGGACCTCGTGGTCAAGCACGTCCAGGCGGGTGCTCCCCGACTCGTGCACCAGATGCTGGACGAACTCCGCGACAACGTCGGCGACATCCTCGACATCAAGCGGATGAGCGTGCAGCGGCTGACCCAGGACAAGGCCCTGCTCGTCAAATTGATCAGGGACACCTCCCGACCCGAAATGGCTTTCATCGCTCGTTCGGGTATTTATTTCGGGTTTTTTCTGGGGGTCGTTCAGTCGATCGTGTGGGCGCTGACGAAGAACCCACTCGTGATGCCGATCTTCGGAGCGTCCATCGGGTTCTTCACCGATTGGCTGGCAATCAAATTGATCTTCGTTCCCCGCGATCCCATACGGTTGCCGGGCGGACTCCTGCTGCACGGGATGTTCCAACGCAGACGCGCCGAGGTCGCCCGCCAGTACGGCGAGATGATCGCGAAAGAGTTGTTCACCGTGGACAACGTGCTCGACGCGCTCCTGCACGGCCCGAAGTCGGATCGGCTGCGGGCCCTGGTCCGCCGACTCGTCGCCGAGGCGGTGGACGAGCAAGCCGAGGCCGCTCGCCCCCTGGTCGACGCGACCATCGGAGCGCAACGACTTGAGGCGATGAAGCAAGCGGCCGCGGCGAAGTCGATCGAACGGCTGCCCGCGACGCTACGTCCCGCGAAGGGCTACCTCTCCAGGGCGATGGACGTGGCCAACACCGTGGAGCAGCGCATGCTGCGCATGACCTCGACCGAGTACGAGGGCCTGTTGCGCCCCGCGTTCCGTCAGGACGAGTGGAAGCTCGTCGCGGTGGGTGGGGTCATCGGTTTCCTGGTCGGGGAGCTACAGGTTCTGGTGATGCTGCACTGA
- the metE gene encoding 5-methyltetrahydropteroyltriglutamate--homocysteine S-methyltransferase, protein MTSTIGSTVLGYPRIGPNRELKRALENYWASRISEAELRNIARDLRIDTWRSLRQAGLDSVPGNTFSFYDHVLDTAVTFGAVPRRYADLGLSPLDTYFAMARGVESTPPLELTKWFDTNYHYLVPEIGPDTRFFLADHGVLEQVREADELGIPVRPVLVGPVTFLLLSKPDSEAAPGFRPLDTVDELVDAYAELLRELARAGVEWVQLDEPAFAADRTEAELAALREAYRSLGSLAERPKLFVAGYFGDLGEALEILSAAPVEAVGVDFVAGDPGLDSLAALPGLRDKTLVAGLVDGRNVWRTDLDRALTTAATLLGLAGEVAVSSSCSLLHVPYDVEAESSLDPQVASWLAFARQKVHEVVVLGRALREGRDAVAEELAAARRVVTDRVNAERVRDEQVRRRLAGLRPRDTRRADYDVRREAQQEALRLPPLPTTTIGSFPQTADVRRTRAALRRGGIDHDTYISRMRAEIERVVRLQEELGLDVLVHGEPERNDMVQYFAEHLAGFADTEHGWVQSYGSRCVRPPILFGDVSRPEPITVEWAAYAASLTDRPVKGMLTGPVTILAWSFVRDDQPLADTAKQVALAIRDEIADLEAAGLGVIQVDEPALRELLPLRAHRHKEYLDWAVEAFRLATSGARASTQVHTHLCYSEFGDVIDAIAALDADVTSIEAARSRMEVLGDLEAAGFARGVGPGVYDIHSPRVPEVAEIVELLRAALASVPPSRLWVNPDCGLKTRGYAEVEPALRNLVAAATEVRRTLG, encoded by the coding sequence TTGACCAGCACAATCGGATCGACCGTACTCGGTTATCCCAGGATCGGACCGAACCGGGAACTCAAACGAGCGCTGGAGAACTACTGGGCGTCGCGCATCAGCGAGGCCGAGTTGCGGAACATCGCTCGCGACCTGCGTATCGACACCTGGCGTTCGTTGCGTCAGGCCGGACTCGACTCGGTACCCGGCAACACGTTCTCCTTCTACGACCACGTACTCGACACGGCGGTGACCTTCGGAGCCGTGCCCCGCCGGTACGCGGACCTGGGACTGAGCCCACTCGACACCTACTTCGCCATGGCGAGGGGCGTGGAGTCGACGCCGCCGTTGGAACTGACGAAGTGGTTCGACACCAACTACCACTACCTCGTGCCTGAGATCGGGCCGGACACTCGGTTTTTCCTCGCCGACCACGGTGTGCTGGAGCAGGTTCGGGAGGCCGACGAGCTCGGCATTCCCGTCCGGCCCGTGTTGGTGGGGCCGGTGACGTTCCTCCTTCTGTCCAAACCGGATTCCGAAGCGGCTCCGGGGTTCCGTCCGCTGGACACAGTGGACGAACTGGTCGACGCGTACGCCGAACTGTTGCGCGAACTCGCGCGTGCCGGCGTGGAATGGGTGCAGCTCGACGAGCCCGCGTTCGCGGCCGACCGCACCGAAGCCGAACTCGCGGCCCTCCGCGAGGCGTACCGCTCGCTCGGCTCGCTGGCCGAGCGTCCGAAGCTCTTCGTCGCCGGCTACTTCGGTGACCTCGGGGAGGCACTGGAGATCCTGTCGGCCGCCCCCGTCGAGGCCGTGGGAGTCGACTTCGTGGCCGGTGACCCGGGTCTGGACTCGCTGGCAGCGTTACCGGGCCTGCGGGACAAGACGCTGGTGGCCGGACTGGTCGACGGCCGTAACGTCTGGCGCACCGACCTCGACCGCGCCCTCACCACGGCGGCCACACTGCTCGGTCTGGCGGGCGAGGTCGCCGTCAGCTCGTCGTGTTCGCTGCTGCACGTGCCCTACGACGTCGAAGCGGAGTCGAGCCTCGACCCGCAGGTGGCCTCGTGGCTGGCGTTCGCGCGGCAGAAGGTGCACGAGGTTGTCGTCCTCGGCAGGGCACTGCGCGAGGGGCGCGACGCGGTGGCCGAGGAGCTCGCCGCGGCTCGGAGAGTGGTCACCGACCGGGTGAACGCCGAGCGGGTGCGAGACGAGCAGGTCAGGCGTCGCCTGGCGGGGCTGCGGCCTCGGGACACCCGCCGGGCCGACTACGACGTCCGCCGGGAGGCTCAGCAGGAGGCGCTGCGGCTGCCACCGTTGCCGACGACCACCATCGGGTCGTTCCCGCAGACCGCCGACGTGCGCAGGACCAGGGCCGCCCTGCGTCGCGGCGGTATCGACCACGACACCTACATCAGCCGGATGCGCGCGGAGATCGAGCGGGTGGTGCGACTGCAGGAGGAGCTGGGGCTCGACGTCCTCGTGCACGGCGAGCCCGAACGCAACGACATGGTGCAGTACTTCGCCGAGCACCTCGCCGGTTTCGCGGACACCGAGCACGGCTGGGTCCAGTCGTACGGGTCACGCTGCGTGCGCCCGCCGATCCTGTTCGGCGACGTGTCCCGGCCCGAACCCATCACCGTCGAGTGGGCCGCGTACGCGGCGAGCCTCACGGACCGGCCGGTGAAGGGCATGCTGACCGGACCGGTGACGATCCTGGCGTGGTCGTTCGTGCGTGACGACCAGCCGCTCGCGGACACGGCGAAGCAGGTGGCCCTGGCCATCCGTGACGAGATCGCCGACCTGGAGGCCGCGGGACTCGGCGTGATCCAGGTGGACGAACCGGCGCTGCGGGAGCTGTTGCCGCTGCGCGCCCACCGGCACAAGGAGTACCTGGACTGGGCCGTGGAGGCGTTCCGGCTGGCCACGTCGGGTGCACGGGCGAGCACCCAGGTGCACACGCACCTGTGCTACTCGGAGTTCGGCGACGTCATCGACGCCATCGCCGCACTCGACGCCGACGTCACCAGCATCGAGGCCGCGCGGTCGAGGATGGAGGTGTTGGGCGACCTGGAGGCCGCCGGATTCGCGCGCGGGGTCGGGCCCGGCGTGTACGACATCCACTCCCCGCGGGTGCCGGAGGTGGCCGAGATCGTCGAACTCCTGCGGGCCGCACTGGCGTCGGTGCCGCCCTCACGGCTGTGGGTGAACCCGGACTGTGGGCTGAAGACCCGAGGCTACGCCGAGGTGGAGCCCGCGTTGCGCAACCTGGTCGCCGCAGCCACCGAGGTGCGGCGCACGCTGGGATAG
- a CDS encoding DUF2252 domain-containing protein, producing MSDPVAQVRQHSEQRRAEIVDVLVNAFDELMRADPAAFRKKFRKMAADPYSFYRGAACVFYHDMVAVDDPWADERTGRVWIQGDLHAENFGTYMDSSGVLVFDVNDFDEAYLGSFTWDLRRLVASVALLAWNKAVSDDGIRRLAETYLRAYLSQVRHFAEHPGDQKYRLQLDTTDGIVHEVLLDARMKTRVELLEHLTVVDGHDRRFRRGAGVRELGEAEHAAATHAFGQYLRTIPENKRFGSLTYEVKDIVGRQGFGIGSAGLPAYNVLVEGRTQALENDVVLSMKQGNVAAPSRIVPDERIHRYFRHHGHRTAVSQRALQAHADPWLGHTEIGGTGFVVSELSPYVQDLDWSDLTEPSDMASVLDYLGRATAKMHCVADADSEQTLVTLQVEQAIAEAVGRDDTEFVRSLTDFGMRYAVQTREDHRLFVNAFRGGEIPGVQSSESSVTW from the coding sequence ATGAGTGACCCGGTGGCACAGGTGCGGCAACACAGCGAACAGCGGCGCGCGGAGATCGTCGACGTGCTGGTGAACGCCTTCGACGAGCTGATGCGAGCCGACCCGGCGGCGTTCCGCAAGAAGTTCCGCAAGATGGCGGCCGACCCTTACAGCTTCTACCGGGGCGCGGCCTGCGTCTTCTACCACGACATGGTCGCCGTCGACGACCCGTGGGCGGACGAGCGCACCGGCCGGGTGTGGATCCAGGGTGACCTGCACGCCGAGAACTTCGGCACGTACATGGACTCCTCGGGCGTGCTCGTGTTCGACGTCAACGACTTCGACGAGGCGTACCTCGGCAGTTTCACCTGGGACCTGCGCAGGCTCGTGGCGAGCGTGGCACTGCTGGCGTGGAACAAGGCCGTCTCCGACGACGGTATCCGGCGGCTCGCCGAGACGTACCTGCGTGCCTATCTCTCCCAGGTGCGGCACTTCGCCGAGCACCCGGGTGACCAGAAGTACCGGCTGCAGCTCGACACCACCGACGGAATCGTGCACGAGGTACTCCTGGACGCCCGCATGAAGACGCGCGTGGAGCTGCTGGAGCACCTCACGGTGGTGGACGGTCACGACCGGCGCTTTCGGCGCGGAGCCGGGGTGCGAGAGCTGGGCGAGGCCGAACACGCCGCCGCCACACACGCCTTCGGCCAGTACCTGCGCACGATCCCCGAGAACAAGCGCTTCGGAAGCCTGACGTACGAGGTGAAGGACATCGTCGGACGACAGGGTTTCGGCATCGGCTCGGCCGGGCTGCCCGCGTACAACGTTCTGGTGGAGGGCCGTACCCAGGCGTTGGAGAACGACGTCGTGCTGTCGATGAAACAGGGCAACGTGGCCGCGCCCAGCCGCATCGTGCCCGACGAGCGTATCCACCGGTACTTCCGGCACCACGGGCACCGCACCGCCGTGTCACAACGCGCGTTGCAGGCGCACGCCGATCCGTGGCTCGGCCACACGGAGATCGGCGGTACCGGATTCGTGGTGTCGGAGCTGTCGCCCTATGTCCAGGACCTCGACTGGTCGGACCTCACCGAGCCCTCCGACATGGCTTCCGTGCTCGACTACCTCGGCCGCGCGACAGCGAAGATGCACTGCGTGGCCGACGCCGACTCGGAGCAGACGCTCGTGACGCTCCAGGTGGAGCAGGCCATCGCCGAGGCGGTGGGACGAGACGACACCGAGTTCGTGCGGTCGCTGACCGATTTCGGCATGCGCTACGCCGTGCAGACCCGGGAGGACCACCGGCTGTTCGTCAACGCCTTCCGTGGCGGCGAGATCCCAGGAGTGCAGTCGTCGGAGTCGTCGGTGACCTGGTGA
- a CDS encoding DivIVA domain-containing protein: MVEAQASPTQATNAMFATAFRGYDQAQVDEHIRKLNAELANMARHRDEATASVAELTKALSYAQKELSDTKNALARMVDDPAGPAAMTERVKTMMRLAEEEIAELKAKANADAADVRDAADAYAEKTRSKAQAEAEKLAAEAAAERERLDEEARRQREQQRKSVEAELAAKRKKTENEVAEMLRNAERKYDAMITEAETKLAEARSLRKEAYELRAAVFDRLNASQSALRQALERLGADPSPAEIAAQDSDHVEEAEEKAKQPA; this comes from the coding sequence ATGGTTGAAGCGCAGGCATCCCCCACACAGGCGACGAATGCGATGTTCGCGACCGCCTTCCGCGGTTATGACCAGGCCCAGGTGGACGAACACATCAGGAAACTGAACGCCGAACTCGCCAACATGGCACGTCACCGGGACGAGGCGACGGCATCGGTCGCGGAACTGACGAAGGCACTGAGCTACGCGCAGAAGGAACTCAGCGACACCAAGAACGCGCTCGCCCGCATGGTCGACGACCCGGCGGGGCCCGCCGCCATGACCGAACGGGTCAAGACCATGATGCGGTTGGCGGAGGAGGAGATCGCGGAGTTGAAGGCGAAGGCGAACGCCGACGCCGCCGATGTCCGGGACGCCGCCGACGCCTACGCCGAGAAGACGCGGAGCAAGGCGCAGGCCGAGGCCGAGAAGCTCGCCGCCGAAGCCGCGGCGGAGCGGGAACGCCTGGACGAGGAAGCCCGCCGGCAGCGGGAACAGCAACGGAAGAGCGTCGAGGCCGAACTCGCCGCGAAGCGGAAGAAGACCGAGAACGAGGTCGCCGAGATGCTGCGGAACGCGGAGCGGAAGTACGACGCGATGATCACCGAGGCGGAGACCAAGCTGGCCGAGGCGCGGTCGCTGCGCAAGGAGGCCTACGAACTGCGGGCCGCGGTGTTCGACCGGCTCAACGCGAGCCAGTCGGCGTTGCGCCAGGCCCTCGAACGGCTCGGTGCCGACCCGAGCCCGGCGGAGATCGCGGCGCAGGACAGCGACCACGTCGAAGAGGCCGAGGAGAAGGCGAAGCAGCCCGCGTGA
- a CDS encoding type II toxin-antitoxin system VapC family toxin: protein MIYLDSSAILKLVFQEAETVPPRGWLDANAEHVVSSELAKVEVTVAARRIEPAALPAARAAITGIDLVPLSGAVVNLAAETEQKPRSLDALHLASAVLLGDELTHFVTYDHRLASAVR, encoded by the coding sequence GTGATCTACCTGGATTCCTCGGCGATCCTCAAGCTCGTGTTCCAGGAAGCCGAGACAGTGCCTCCACGTGGTTGGCTCGACGCCAATGCGGAGCACGTCGTGAGCAGCGAACTGGCCAAGGTGGAGGTCACCGTCGCGGCACGCCGTATCGAGCCTGCTGCCCTACCGGCAGCCCGTGCCGCGATCACCGGTATCGACCTGGTTCCGCTCTCCGGCGCCGTGGTGAACCTGGCCGCCGAAACCGAACAGAAACCGCGTAGCCTCGATGCGCTGCATCTCGCGTCCGCTGTACTGCTCGGCGACGAACTGACCCACTTCGTCACCTACGACCATCGCCTCGCCTCCGCAGTGAGGTGA
- a CDS encoding SDR family oxidoreductase, which produces MRTALVTGVSRTAGIGFAIARRLLRDGHRVFAHSWSHYDATEPWGADPRGIDGVLAELSGGEALGHLEADFSDPAAPERVVEAAVDRFGSLDTLIANHARSSVATLDEVTATELDLTWAVNVRATLLLVRAFARQYRETNPRPLPGRVVLFTSGQHLSPMAREIPYAATKGALHQLTWTLSDALADDGITVNTVNPGPTDTGWADEELTASVAERLPRGRWNTPEEAAAVVSLLLSEDAATITANVVDAEGGFRR; this is translated from the coding sequence ATGCGTACCGCGCTTGTCACGGGGGTCAGCAGGACCGCCGGTATCGGGTTCGCCATCGCGCGCAGACTGCTGCGCGACGGACACCGGGTGTTCGCGCACTCCTGGTCGCACTACGACGCGACGGAGCCGTGGGGCGCGGACCCTCGCGGGATCGACGGTGTCCTCGCCGAGCTCTCCGGCGGAGAGGCGCTGGGACACCTGGAGGCGGACTTCTCGGACCCTGCTGCCCCCGAACGGGTGGTCGAGGCGGCGGTGGACCGGTTCGGTTCTCTCGACACGCTGATCGCCAATCACGCGCGCAGCTCGGTGGCCACACTCGACGAGGTGACGGCCACCGAGCTCGACCTGACCTGGGCGGTCAACGTGCGGGCCACGCTGCTGCTGGTGCGCGCGTTCGCCCGGCAGTACCGCGAAACGAACCCGCGTCCGCTCCCCGGACGCGTGGTGCTCTTCACCTCGGGCCAGCATCTGAGCCCCATGGCGAGGGAAATCCCTTACGCCGCAACGAAAGGCGCGCTGCACCAGCTCACGTGGACCCTGTCGGACGCGCTCGCCGACGACGGGATCACCGTGAACACCGTGAACCCGGGGCCGACGGACACCGGGTGGGCGGACGAGGAGCTGACCGCCTCGGTCGCCGAACGACTGCCACGCGGGCGGTGGAACACACCCGAGGAAGCCGCCGCGGTCGTGTCGCTTCTGCTCAGCGAGGACGCCGCCACGATCACGGCCAATGTGGTCGACGCCGAGGGTGGGTTTCGGCGCTGA
- a CDS encoding excalibur calcium-binding domain-containing protein, with protein sequence MLIRNAALAFVFAAGTALPATGVANAQPDLDCANFSSQAEAQAEFDRDTNDPHRLDADDDGIACEALNGTTNGTTTPTEPAPSTETAPGGQVAETPAGGVATGDGSLADSGPAAAPILFGLAGLGTAATAVVVVVRRRSA encoded by the coding sequence ATGCTGATTCGCAACGCCGCTCTGGCGTTCGTCTTCGCTGCCGGGACCGCGCTGCCCGCCACCGGAGTCGCGAACGCCCAACCGGACCTCGACTGTGCGAACTTCTCCAGCCAGGCGGAGGCGCAGGCCGAGTTCGACCGGGACACCAATGACCCCCATCGGCTCGATGCCGACGATGACGGCATCGCCTGCGAAGCCCTGAACGGCACCACGAACGGCACGACGACCCCCACCGAGCCCGCACCCTCCACCGAGACGGCGCCCGGTGGGCAGGTGGCCGAGACACCCGCCGGAGGTGTCGCCACCGGTGACGGTTCGCTCGCCGACTCCGGCCCGGCTGCCGCGCCGATCCTGTTCGGGCTGGCGGGACTCGGAACGGCGGCCACGGCCGTCGTGGTCGTCGTCCGCCGCCGCAGCGCCTGA
- a CDS encoding metal ABC transporter solute-binding protein, Zn/Mn family — protein sequence MHASCRRRSIAGVSLSAVLAVLVAACGGQGEADRGSDDRVRVVASTNVWASVVAAVGGEHVEVTSIIDDPAADPHSYQAGAADAAEVASAELLVWNGGGYDDFFPQLAENADAPTVVAVEVAGETGKDVAAHEHAESVEHGRDHEHSHEHGNEHVWYDLPVVSAVAERVAGELSDLRPQQAGDFEKGAADFTERVDELVNEIDEVAERHAGAKVAATEPLAQYLLSAVEVTDLTPHEFSAAVENETDVPVAAQQRMLELVSGEVDAVVRNTQTTTPATEKVVEAAREAGTPVVDVTETLPEGRTDYISWMGAQVDALAKALDE from the coding sequence ATGCACGCCTCGTGTCGTCGGCGCTCGATCGCCGGTGTGTCACTGTCCGCTGTCCTCGCCGTACTGGTGGCCGCCTGTGGCGGGCAGGGCGAAGCCGATCGGGGCTCCGACGATCGCGTGCGCGTGGTCGCCTCCACGAACGTGTGGGCGAGCGTCGTCGCCGCGGTCGGTGGCGAGCACGTGGAAGTGACGTCGATCATCGACGACCCCGCCGCCGATCCCCACTCGTATCAGGCCGGGGCCGCCGACGCGGCCGAGGTCGCCTCCGCCGAGTTGCTCGTCTGGAACGGCGGCGGCTACGACGACTTCTTCCCGCAGCTCGCCGAGAACGCCGACGCGCCGACGGTCGTGGCCGTCGAGGTGGCGGGGGAGACCGGGAAGGACGTCGCGGCCCACGAGCACGCCGAGTCCGTGGAACACGGCCGGGACCACGAACATTCCCACGAGCACGGCAACGAGCACGTCTGGTACGACCTCCCGGTCGTGTCCGCCGTCGCCGAGCGGGTGGCCGGCGAGCTGAGCGACCTCAGGCCACAGCAGGCGGGGGACTTCGAGAAAGGCGCCGCCGACTTCACCGAACGCGTCGACGAACTGGTGAACGAGATCGACGAGGTCGCCGAGCGCCACGCCGGCGCGAAGGTGGCGGCCACCGAACCGCTCGCGCAGTACCTGTTGAGCGCCGTCGAGGTCACGGACCTCACCCCGCACGAGTTCTCCGCGGCCGTGGAAAACGAGACCGACGTGCCCGTCGCTGCGCAGCAGCGCATGCTGGAGTTGGTCTCCGGGGAGGTCGACGCGGTGGTGCGCAACACCCAGACGACCACGCCCGCGACCGAGAAGGTCGTCGAGGCCGCGCGGGAGGCCGGGACCCCGGTCGTCGACGTCACCGAGACGCTTCCCGAAGGGCGGACCGACTACATTTCCTGGATGGGCGCGCAGGTCGACGCGCTGGCCAAGGCACTGGACGAGTGA
- a CDS encoding metal ABC transporter ATP-binding protein encodes MDVTTTRAAVEVRGAALRFGERTLWSGLDLDVAPGEFLAVLGPNGSGKTSLLRVLLGLQELSAGTVTVAGRSPGRGNERVGYVPQQRAMDDGLTLRGRDLVGLGLDGHRWGLGLRGLRRRRERIERAIEAVGAQRYADSPVGKLSGGEQQRLRVAQALVGEPDVLLCDEPLASLDLAHQRIVARLIDERRREADTAVLFVTHEINPILPYVDRVLYLVDGQFRVGEPDEVMTSRTLSELYRSHVEVVRVGGQIHVAGAQSALCEDEVHHP; translated from the coding sequence GTGGACGTGACGACGACGCGGGCCGCCGTCGAGGTCAGGGGTGCGGCACTGCGGTTCGGCGAACGGACGCTGTGGTCGGGCCTCGACCTCGATGTCGCGCCGGGCGAGTTCCTGGCGGTGCTCGGCCCCAACGGATCGGGGAAGACGAGCCTGCTGCGCGTGCTGCTGGGGCTCCAGGAGCTCAGCGCGGGCACGGTGACGGTGGCGGGCCGGAGTCCCGGCCGGGGCAACGAGCGCGTCGGCTACGTGCCGCAGCAACGCGCCATGGACGACGGACTGACGTTGCGGGGTCGCGACCTCGTCGGGCTCGGCCTCGACGGTCACCGCTGGGGGCTCGGCCTGCGAGGACTGCGGCGGCGCCGGGAACGCATCGAGCGGGCGATCGAGGCCGTGGGCGCCCAACGCTACGCCGACTCGCCGGTGGGCAAGCTCTCCGGCGGGGAACAGCAGCGGCTGCGCGTGGCGCAGGCCCTCGTCGGTGAGCCCGACGTGCTGCTGTGCGACGAACCGCTGGCGTCACTGGATCTCGCCCACCAGCGGATCGTGGCGCGGCTGATCGACGAACGCAGGCGGGAGGCCGACACGGCCGTGCTGTTCGTCACCCACGAGATCAATCCGATCCTGCCGTACGTCGACCGAGTGCTCTACCTCGTGGACGGCCAGTTCCGCGTCGGTGAGCCCGACGAGGTGATGACGTCCCGGACGCTCTCCGAGCTCTACCGCTCGCACGTCGAGGTCGTCAGGGTCGGCGGCCAGATCCATGTCGCGGGTGCCCAGAGCGCGCTCTGCGAGGACGAAGTCCACCACCCCTGA
- a CDS encoding metal ABC transporter permease, whose protein sequence is MDQLFDIDLTLELLGFDFVRTALLAAAVLGLVAGTLGPLIVMRRMSFAVHGTAELAFTGAAAALLLGIGVGYGALIGAVVAALLLGLLGGRDSDRDSVIGVILAFGLGLGVLLLWYYPGRASNKFGILVGQIVAIEPTDLTALLIAAVVVLVVLALVYRPLLFFSVDPAVATARGVPGGLLSPLFAVLVGVATALGVQIVGALLVVALMVTPAAAAARVTASPLRATVLAVVFAELAALGGIVLSLAPGAPVSFFVTAISFTIYLVCRVVEYLRGRAGGVDDRARAEEVSAASPEPVAPRPGNR, encoded by the coding sequence ATGGACCAGTTGTTCGACATCGACCTCACGCTGGAGCTGCTCGGCTTCGACTTCGTGCGGACGGCGCTGCTCGCGGCGGCCGTGCTCGGGCTCGTGGCGGGCACGTTGGGGCCGCTCATCGTCATGCGTCGCATGTCGTTCGCCGTGCACGGCACGGCCGAGCTGGCCTTCACCGGGGCCGCGGCGGCGTTGTTGCTCGGTATCGGAGTCGGGTACGGGGCGCTCATCGGGGCGGTGGTGGCCGCGCTCCTGCTGGGCCTGCTGGGTGGCCGGGACTCGGACCGCGACTCGGTGATCGGGGTCATCCTGGCGTTCGGGCTCGGGCTCGGCGTGCTGTTGCTCTGGTACTACCCCGGACGTGCCTCGAACAAGTTCGGCATCCTCGTCGGGCAGATCGTGGCCATCGAGCCGACCGACCTGACGGCGTTGCTGATCGCGGCCGTCGTCGTGCTCGTGGTGCTCGCCCTGGTGTATCGACCGCTGTTGTTCTTCAGCGTCGATCCCGCGGTCGCGACCGCGCGCGGTGTGCCCGGAGGGTTGCTCTCCCCGTTGTTCGCGGTGCTCGTTGGTGTCGCCACCGCGCTGGGCGTGCAGATCGTCGGCGCGTTGCTGGTGGTGGCGTTGATGGTCACCCCCGCCGCCGCGGCCGCGAGGGTCACGGCCAGCCCACTGCGAGCCACCGTCCTCGCCGTGGTGTTCGCCGAACTGGCCGCGCTGGGCGGGATCGTGCTCTCACTGGCTCCCGGCGCGCCGGTCAGCTTTTTCGTCACCGCCATCTCGTTCACGATCTACCTGGTGTGTCGGGTCGTGGAGTACCTGCGCGGCAGGGCGGGTGGTGTCGACGACCGGGCGCGTGCCGAGGAAGTCAGTGCAGCATCACCAGAACCTGTAGCTCCCCGACCAGGAAACCGATGA